CCTGAACAATACCAACACCTTCAACCAAAAGTTTATCATTCACATTCAAACCTTTGTCAACAACAAATAATTTTCCACCTGAAACTGCTCTAACTTCAATTGGAATTGCTTTTACTTTATTTTCATTATCTACAATTAAAGCTATTCTTTTGTCTTGTAATTCTAATGTTGCGTTTTGAGGAATCAGAATGACATCTTTTAAGTTGGTAGGAATTTGAACAATTCCGCTTTCTCCAGAACGTAAAAGCCTATTTGAATTTGGAAAACTTGCTCTCACATTAAACGAACCTGTTTGCGAATTAGCTTGACCACTAAAAGTTTCTATTTTTCCTCTTTGTTCATATTGTATCCCGTTACTAAGAATCAAATTGACTTCTGGCATTTTAGAAACTTTTTCCTGAAATGATTTTCCTTCTGCATTCATTATAATATCAAGTTGTTGCTTCTCATTAATTGAGAAATAAGCATAAACTTTACTAATATCCGAAATACGTGTTAATGGTTCTGCAGTTTGACTACTAACATAACTTCCAACTCTTAAAGGTAATGTTCCAACGATTCCATTTATTGGACTCGTAATGGAAGCATAATTTATTTTAGCTAAAATACTTTGGTATGTACTTTTTGCACTAGCCAAATTAGCTTTGGCAGTTTCTAATTGTACTTCACTGATAATATTTCTTTCTACTAAAGGAATTAAACGATTTACTTCAACTTGAGCAGCGTTTACTTTTGCTTTTGCAGCTGCAGCTTCTTGACTTGTTGTTTGAGTTTCAAGTTTAAATAGTAATTGTCCTTTTTTTACTTCTTGACCTTCTTCTATGTATATTTTTTCTATATATCCATCAACTTTTGAACGGATTTCTATATCAATAACACCTTCTAAAGTTGCTGGATATTCTGCATTTATAGTAGCTGTTGATTTTGAAATCTCTACCACTTTATATGGCATGATTGGCATTTCTTTTTTCTCTTCCTTTTTATTACAAGAAATTAAACTGATTGTTAGAATCAAAATACTTGCAAAAGCTATTTTCCTTTTCATATTTAGTTAAGATATTTATTTATTGGATTGATTTTTTATTTCAATTTCTTCGAATTTTTTTATTGATTTTTTTAAAAGTTCTTCAACATCCAAAATGTGTTCCTTGTAAGCATAACTATTTTGAAGGTTGATGTTTTCCTGAGAACAAGAGATATTTTTTTCTCTATAATTAATTATTTTGTCAATTAATATTTTCTCGTTATCAACTAATGTTAAATATTTTTTTAATCGTTGACTTAATGGCGAAGCCTTAAAATATTTCTTTCTATCACCAGTAACTGTTATATAGTTAATCAAATTCATCTTTTGCATCAAATTCAAATTCGTAGAAACTGAACTTTTACTTGCCTGCATTTTTTCTACTAATTCCTCAAAAGTTAAACCCGATTTACAACCATCAATAATTAATGTACCTAAAATTCTTGCTGCTAAAGGTGGAATATTATATTGTTGCTCAAAGTGAATTCCGAATAACTCAATTAATTCTAGTTTTTCTGTATCCATTCTATTATTTTTTTTGCAAATATACTATTGGTTCGGCAAACACCGAACCAAACGAACATAAAGTTTTGTTAAATTTCAAATTGAATAACTAAAAAAATAATTGCTATTTGTCACTATTTTTAGATATTTGGTGAAAATCAACTTTAACTATTGATTAACACCTATTGTAACAATATCTGATTAAATTTGTTTAAATGATTTAATGTAAATGAAACTTGCCTATAAAATAAAATTACTTTCCTTTTACATATTCCTTCTAAGTTTTTATTCTTGTTTTAATAAGAATGATGATGGAGAATATGTTGCCTATTTTGGCGGAGAAATAGTAAATCCAAATAATCCTTACGTGCTTTTTTGCAAAGACAATGTTGTTATTGATTCTTTGAAACTAGACCAAAACAATCGCTTTTTTATCAAATTTGATTCATTAGCACCTGGAATGTATACTTTCAAGCATGAACCAGAATACCAATATGTTTATTTTGACAAAAATGATAGCATTATGGTTAGAGTAAATTCTAGAGATTTTGATAATTCTTTGGTCTTTTGTGGTAAAGGTGATTTGAAAAACAACTTTCTAATTGATTTATATCTCAGAAATGAAAAAGACAAGAACTCAATGTTCAAAGTTTTTGATTACGGATTAACAGAATTTACTAAAACTATAGATTCATCTAATTTAGCTAATGAAAAATTTTATTTAGCCAAAAAACAAGAAATTAAATGGAGTGATGAATTTGATGTTTTTGCAAAAGCAGCAGTAAATTTTCAATACTACACAAAAAAAGAGTTGTATCCTCGAGTTCATAATATTAGAACTGGAAATGATGTTTTTGAAGAATTGCCATCTAATTATTATGATTACAGAAAGAATATTGATTTTGATAATGTAGAATTAGCAAATTATGCGCCTTTTGTTATGTATTTGTCGCATATGTTAAACAATATGGGTGCAATTAATTATCACAATCATTTTACCGAAGCTGATTTAGCATTGAAGACCAATATCAACAAAATGCAAATTGCCGATACATTAATTAAAAACGAAAAACTAAAAAATAATATTTTAGATAACATTGCTTTCACTTATTTGTTAGAAGATCAAAATATGGTTAATAACAAAGCTTTTTTAGAATCATATCACAAATTTTCGACGGATAAAAGTAAGAAAAATGAAGTCGCAAAAATTGGTAATGCAATTCAGAATTTAAAGGTTGGAAATGATTTACCTGAAGTTGATTTAATTGATGTTAATGGAAATAAGTTTAAATCTACAGCTTTCAAACCCAAAAAGACTGTAATTTTCTTTTGGACTGGTAGGGCAATCGCACACTTTGAAGGCGTTCATAAAAAGATTTTGGATTTCAAGAAAAAATATCCGAGCTACGAATACATCGCTATTAATTTAAATGACTCACAAGAAGATTGGTTGAAATTTTTGAAAAGCTATCAAATTACTGAAATAACCGAATTACGTTGTGCAAATTTTGAAGACATTAAAGCCAAATGGGCAATTAATAAAATTCATAGAACGATTATTTTAGACGAAAACGGCAAAATCAAAAATGCATTTACCAACGTTTTTGACACGAAGTTTGAAGAAAATTTAAAATAAAAAAAAAGGCTTTCTAAATTAGAAAGCCTTTTTTTATTCTCTAATTAATTATTGATTTCCTTTAGCGTAATCGGCTAAAAACTGAGCCAATCCTATATCTGTCAATGGATGTTTCAACAATCCTAGAATTGAAGATAATGGTCCAGTCATAACATCTGCACCAATTTTAGCACAATTAACTACGTGCATTGTATGACGAATTGAAGCGGCAAGGATTTCGGTTTCAAATCCATAATTATCATAAATCTCACGGATTTCTTGAATCAAATATAATCCATCAGTTGAAATATCATCTAATCTTCCTAAAAATGGAGAAACATAAGTTGCACCAGCTTTTGCGGCTAACAATGCTTGACCAGCTGAAAAAACTAAAGTAACATTGGTTCTGATTCCTTTATCTGAAAAATATTTACAAGCTTTAACTCCATCTTTTGTCATTGGAATTTTAACAACAATTTGTTCGTGTAATTCAGCTAATTCTTCACCTTCTTTAATCATTCCTTCAAAATCAGTAGCAATTACTTCGGCACTAACATCGCCATCTACAATATTACAAATGTCAACATAGTGTTTTAAAATATTATTTTTTCCTGTAATTCCTTCTTTTGCCATAAGCGAAGGATTTGTTGTAACGCCGTCTAAAACACCTAATTCTTGTGCTTCTTTGATTTCTTTTAGATTAGCCGTGTCAATAAAAAATTTCATAATGTGTTTTGTGTTTAATGAAAATTAAGTTGTGTGTTTTTTAAAGTTGTGCAAAATTACAAAATCAAATTCAATTGACATTTACAATTTGTAATGATTCATCAACATCGCTTCATAAATTCTATCAGGTAAAATTCTTTTTAAAACTATAGAAAATCGTTGCATAAAAGCACCAATTTTATAGTGAATTTTTAGGTTTTTCTCATTGATGATTTGATAAATTGCAAAAGCCATTTCATCAGGATTACTTCCGCTATCAACATGTTCATTCATTTGTTTCAATGTATTTCCGTATGGAATTTCATAAGCTGAACCTTCAATAACCGGTGCATGATATCTACCCGAAGCTATGTTAGTAGCAAAATCGCCTGGCGCAACATTAACCACATTAACTCCAAATGATTTTACTTCCATACTGATGCTTTCGGTAATAATTTCTAAAGCTGCTTTGGATGAAGAATAAACACCACGATATGGCAAACCCATATAACCAGCAATAGAAGTAATGTTGATAATCAAACCTGATTTTTGCTCACGCATTTGAGGCAAAACCGCTTTCATAACTTCAATTGGTCCGAAAAGATTGGTTTCAAAATTATTTTTGATTTCATCTGTTGGGATTTCTTCAATTGGACCAGTAATTCCAACTCCAGCATTATTAATTACTACATCAACTCTATTCGATTTTTCAATAACTTCAGCAATAGTTTTTTTAATAGTAGAAACATTCCTAACATCTAATGCTAATAAAGGAAATTTTGAGTTTGTAATTTTTTCAGGATTTCTGCTCGTTCCATAAACGATATATCCTTTTTGAAGTAAAAATTCACCAACTGCTTTGCCTATTCCAGATGAACCACCAGTTATTAAAACAACTTTACTCATTGATTAATTTTAAAATTATGGCTAAAGATACTTATATCAACTGAATTCCTAAACCGAAATTGAGACTTAATTTTATTTTACCATTTTCAATTTGAGAACCTTTGGCAATGTCATTTTCGATTAAAGTAGCACCATCCAAATCGGCAAAATCGCATAATGGTGATAAAACTGCTCCAGCAGAAATACCAATAGTAGATTCCGTCATACAACCAATCATGACTTTAAAATTTTGTTTTCTAGCATCTTTAATCATAGACAATGCCGGAGTTAATCCGCCACATTTTACTAATTTGATATTGATACTCTTATAATGTGATTGCAATTTTTCTAGGTCTTCACTAGCTTGACAATCTTCGTCAGCCATCCAATTTGCAAAATTACTATTGCTTAATGAAGCAAAATTTTCTTTTCCCATTGGTTGTTCTAAATAAAGAAATTTTGATGTTTCTTCATTATTTTCCAACCAAAAACAATCCTCATTTGTAAAGCTTCCGTTGGAATCTAAGGCTATTTTTTTATTAGTCTCAAAATAGTTGAAAACAGAATTTTTATTCAATGAATTACATTTCACTTTAAAATAATTCCAATTGGATTCATTGATTTTTTTGATTTGATTTTCAATAGAATCAATACTTATGGTTAATGAAGATTCTGGTAGTTGAGAAGAATTGATTTGGTTCAACTCTAAAAAAGATTTCTTTTCCAACTTTCCAAACAAATCCCAATAAGCACAATCTAAAGCTGAACGCAGAAAACTAGGCAAATTTAATTTCAAAAGAAAAGCATAAAAATCAGTTGGTTCAACAATTTTATGTGATTCTATTTGAAACTTAACTTTTTGAAGAACACTTTCAAACTCTGATAAATTAATATTGTAATAATCTATCGAAGTACATTCGCCATAACCTCTACAACCTTGATGCTCAAGAGAAATAATTAAAGCTTCACGATTGTTATAATTTCCATAAGCAATAACAAAAGTTTCTTTGAGTTTAAATTTTACTATTTGCCATTGAATTTTCATGAATGAAAGGTATAAAAAAATCCGAAACAAGTTCGGACAGCAATTAAAGTTTCAAAAAAAAATGGCAAGCGACCTACATCGCACCGCTACAACCGCATACCTTTGCTATGTTCCCATCCTGGAGGATTTTGCAGGAGCTGGTCGTGTAGGACTTGCCGGTGCAAATATACAATCTTTTTAAATTTTAGCAAGAATTTAAGAGCATTATAAATATATTTGTGAGGATAATTTTTTACTTTAAATATGAGAAAATATAATATACTAGTAACCATTTTATTAGGATTAACAATTGTAAGTTGTGATGACACACAACAAGAAAAAGAAAGCTATTTTAGTATCAACGAAACTATTTTAAAACCAAAATTTAATAGTACTGAGGAAGTAAATTTAGAAATAATCAACAATAAAAATAAAACCATTGATAGTGTTGTTTATTTCATAAATAACGAAAGAGTAAAATCAGTTAAAGGAAGCGGAAAATCTTCTTTTAATTTAAAAGGAAGAAAATTAGGTTATCAAAACTTAAAAGCCTTGGTTTATTTTGACAATGATACAGTTTCTACACGTAAAAGAATTGAATTGGTTGCTGATAATGCACCAAGTTTATTGAAATATGATATTGTGAATACTTATGACCATGATATCAATGCATTTACTGAAGGTTATGAATTATATCGTGATACTTTAATTGAAAGCACTGGACAAAACGGAAAATCATATATAGCTAAAATTGATTATAAAACAGGAAAATCGTTTAAAAAAGTTGATTTAGAGCAACAATATTTTGGCGAAGGAATTACCGTTATAAATGACAAAATTTATCAATTAACGTGGCAAAATGCGACTGGATTTATTTATGATGCTAATACGTTAAAAAAGATAAAATCATTCACCTATGATAAAAAAGTCGAAGGTTGGGGAATGACCAATGATGGTACATTTATTTACCATTCTGATGGAACAGAAAAAATATGGAAAATGGATCCAGAAACCCAAAAGTTAATTGACTTTGTTAATGTTTACACTAATGATAGTAAAATAAAAAGTGTTAACGAACTAGAATGGATTGATGGAAAAATATATGGAAACATTTGGCAAAAAGATGCTATTGCTGTAATAAATCCTGAAACTGGAGCTGTAGAAAGTGTTTTAGATTTATCTGGATTAAGAGCAAAAGTTACTAATAAAGAAGCTGAAGTTTTAAATGGTATTGCTTATAACAAAAAAACAAAAACACTATTTGTCACTGGAAAAAACTGGAATAAGACATTTGAAATTAGAGTAAAGAATTAAAAAAAACTCCCGAAAATTTCGGGAGTTTTTTATTTATTTTTTCTTAGCATCAACATAATCAATTTTTACAGCATCATAAACCCATTTATTTTCTTGGGTTTTATTTTTCTGAGTTATTGAACCATCAGGATTAAGAGTAAAGACAAATCCTTCACGTCTTATTTTTTCTTGCGTTTCTGAAGCATTTTTCAATTTGTCTAAAAAAACTTTTTCTACAATATTATTCGTTTTTTCAAAATTTGAAAACACTTGTTTTTTATTAGTTATTTCATGAACCACAGAGTAAACAGTAGTAATATCTTCCGTTTTCAAATCGGTTTTGGTATTTGTTTTTTCAGTCCATTGTAGTAAATACAATTTAGTTCCATTGGCTGTAAAAGAAGATAGTTTAATATCAATTGGTTTATTGTTATCAGTCAACTCCTTGACATTTATTGCATCAACTGGTTTACCCTTTTCATTGATTGTAACTTGAAATGTTTTTCCTTTTATTTCTGCAGTAAGATTATCAACTTTAGCCGAAGATGATTTTTCGGTTGCAACTTTTTTGACTGCTGTTTTTCTCTTTTGTGCAAAAGAAAAATTAGCAAACAAAACTACCGTCAAAAGGAAAACTATTTTTTTCATATCATTAAAATTTGAATGCCAATATACAAAATAATTATTCTGGTAAATGTTAAATAAAAAAACCGAGCGATTACTCACTCGGTTTTCAATTTATTAACCTTATTATCTAAATTACTTCACTTCTTCGAAGTCAACATCTTGAGTTTGATCTCCAGAAGCATCGGCTTGTGGTTGCGCTTCTTGAGCTTGACCTTCACCTTGTGCTTTATACATTTCTTCAGAAGCATTTTTCCAAGCTTCATTTATTTTTTCCAAAGCTGGCGTGATAGCATTCAAATCTTTTGATTCATAAGCTGCTTTCAATTCAGTTAATGCACCTTCAATAGCTTGCTTATTACCATCAGATAATTTTTCGCCAAACTCAGTTAATTGTTTTTCAGTTTGGAAAATCATACTGTCTGCTTCGTTCAATTTATCAGCAGTTTCTTTTGCTTTTCTATCAGCTTCAGCATTCATTTCTGCATCTTTTTTCATTCTTTCGATTTCTTCTGGAGTTAAGCCAGATGAAGCCTCAATACGAATATCATGAGATTTTCCTGTTCCTTTATCCGTTGCTGAAACTTTGATGATACCATTAGCATCGATATCAAAAGTTACTTCAATTTGTGGAACACCACGTTGTGCTGGTGGAATTCCATCTAAATGGAAACGACCAATTGTTTTATTATCTGCAGCCATTGCTCTTTCACCTTGTAATACGTGAATTTCAACACTTGGTTGATTGTCAGCAGCTGTTGAGAATACTTGTGATTTTTTTGTTGGAATGGTAGTGTTAGCTTCAATCAATTTTGTCATTACATTACCCATAGTTTCAATTCCCAATGATAATGGTGTAACATCTAACAACAATACATCTTTAACATCACCTGTTAAAACTCCACCTTGAATTGCAGCACCAATTGCTACAACTTCATCAGGATTTACTCCTTTTGATGGTTTTTTACCAAAGAATTTTTCAACTTGTTCTTGTATTACAGGAATACGAGTTGAACCACCAACTAAAATTACTTCATCAATATCAGAAGTTGACAAACCTGCATCTTTTAATGCTTTTGCAACTGGATCCATTGAACGTTTTACTAAAGTTTCAGCTAATTGTTCAAATTTAGCACGAGTTAACGTTTTAACTAAGTGTTTTGGACCTGAAGCTGTTGCAGTAACATATGGTAAATTGATTTCTGTTTGAGTAGAAGATGATAATTCAATTTTTGCTTTTTCTGCAGCTTCTTTTAAACGTTGTAATGCCATTGGATCTTTACGTAAATCAACACCTTCTTCTTTGTTGAATTCATCTGCCATCCAATCAATAATTACTTGGTCAAAATCGTCTCCTCCTAAATGTGTATCACCATTTGTTGATAATACTTCAAAAACTCCATCACCTAATTCAAGAACTGAAATATCAAAAGTTCCACCACCTAAATCGTAAACAGCAATTTTTTGGTCTTTTCCTGCTTTATCTAAACCATATGCTAACGCTGCAGCAGTTGGCTCATTGATAATACGCATTACTTTTAATCCTGCAATTTCTCCAGCTTCTTTTGTAGCTTGGCGTTGTGCATCATTAAAATATGCTGGAACAGTAATAACAGCTTCAGTAACGGTTTGCCCTAAATAATCTTCTGCAGTTTTCTTCATTTTTTGAAGTGTCATTGCTGACAATTCTTGTGGTGTATAAAGTCTTCCGTCAATATCAACTCTTGGTGTGTCATTGTCTCCTTTAACCACTTTGTATGCAACAGTTGATGCTTCTTTAGCACTTTCTGTATATTTATTACCCATAAAACGTTTAATAGACGCTATGGTTTTAGTAGGGTTTGTTACCGCTTGTCTTTTTGCTGGATCACCTACTTTGATTTCGCCACCTTCAACAAATGCAATTACTGATGGTGTTGTTCTCTTTCCTTCTGCATTAGCAATTACAACTGGTTCTCCACCTTCCATAACTGCAACACAAGAATTGGTTGTACCTAAATCGATACCAATAATTTTTCCCATTTTTATTTTCTCCTTTTAATTTTTAATTTGATTATTACTCTACGAGTGAATAGTACGTTGTGTTGTACGTCTGTTATTTGTCAACTTTTGTGCCAAGGAAAGAATTAGAATAAATTGTCAGTTTTATTGAAATTCGATATGACAAGATGACATTTTAAATTAATACCACAAATTAAGGAGTTAATGGATTAATTATTTTTACAAATATAAAATTCAACCAAAACTATCGATAAATACCCAAAAAAATAAGCCAACATATCATGCCAAGAAAATGAAGTTCCTAAAACAATTCGTGCTATCTTATAATCTTGTAAACCTAAAAAAGTGATACAATCTAAATATTGTAAAAACTCAACTGTAAAAGCGAATAGTAAAACAAAAAAAGCAACTTTATATTTTGAAGAAGATAAAAAACTTTTCAAAAAACAATAAATTAAAATAACCACTAAATAATCCCCAAAGTAAGGCCTGATGAAAGAATCATTCATATAAAGTGCAATGAGAACTTCTGTTAAGAAAAGTAAACAAAAAAGTAAAAAATATTTACGATTGAACTGAATCATATATTTAGGTAAAGAAAAAATCCCAACCTATAGATTGGGATTTGTATTTTAATCATTCATTGAAATTAAAAACTCTTCGTTATTTAATGTCTTTTTGAATCTATCGTTTATAAAATCCATTGCTTCTACTGGGTTCATATCGGCTAGATATTTTCGCATAATCCACATACGTTGAATGGTTTTTTCGTCTAATAACAAATCATCACGACGAGTACTTGAAGAAGTTAAATCAATAGCTGGGAAAATACGTTTGTTGGCAATTTTTCTATCCAATTGTAATTCCATATTACCGGTTCCTTTAAATTCTTCAAAAATAACCTCATCCATTTTTGAACCAGTTTCAGTTAAAGCAGTTGCAATAATACTCAACGAACCACCATTTTCTATATTACGTGCAGCACCGAAGAAACGTTTAGGTTTTTGCAATGCGTTTGCATCAACTCCACCTGAAAGTACTTTTCCTGATGCAGGTTGAACGGTATTGTAAGCTCTAGCTAAACGTGTAATTGAATCTAAAAGAATCACCACATCATGACCACATTCTACCAAACGTTTTGCTTTTTCTAAAACTATATTTGCCACTTTTACGTGTCTGTCTGCTGGTTCATCAAACGTTGAAGCAATAACTTCACCGCGAACATTACGCTGCATATCGGTAACTTCTTCTGGACGTTCATCTATAAGCAAAACTAACAAATATACTTCTGGATGATTGGCAGCAATACTATTGGCAATATCTTTCAAAAGCATGGTTTTACCTGTTTTTGGTTGCGCCACAATCATACCGCGTTGTCCTTTTCCAATTGGTGAAAACAAATCTATAATTCGAGTTGAAATACTTGATTGTCTTCCGGCTAAATTGAATTTTTCTTTTGGAAATATCGGTGTTAAATGTTCAAATGAAACTCTATCACGAACTACTTGCGGATCATGACCATTTATTTTTAAAACTTTTACTAGAGGAAAGAATTTTTCGCCTTCTTTTGGTGGACGAACAACCCCTTTTACGGTATCACCTGTTTTTAAACCAAACAAACGAATTTGTGAAGTTGATAAGTAAATATCATCTGGTGAAGCCAAATAATTATAGTCAGATGAACGTAAAAAACCATAACCATCAGGCATCATTTCAAGAACACCTTCGCTTTCTATAATTCCGTCAAATTCATAATCTGAATCACGGAAATTTTGTTTCTTTCCTTTATAGTTTGGATTATTATTGTTAGCATTGTGATTATTACCGTTTTGGTTTTTATGCTTATGCTCACGAGAATTGTTAGCTTGTTTTGAGTTTTCAGATTCAGTTTCCTCTGATAATTTTTCTTCAGTAGTTGTTGTTTCAGTATTTGCAGGAGCTTTTTTTTCAAAAACGGGTTTCTTAAATTTTGGTTTAGCTTCCGTTTTCTCTTCAACTACTTTTTCAGATTCTGATTCGTTTAC
The window above is part of the Flavobacterium sp. PMTSA4 genome. Proteins encoded here:
- a CDS encoding GbsR/MarR family transcriptional regulator; this translates as MDTEKLELIELFGIHFEQQYNIPPLAARILGTLIIDGCKSGLTFEELVEKMQASKSSVSTNLNLMQKMNLINYITVTGDRKKYFKASPLSQRLKKYLTLVDNEKILIDKIINYREKNISCSQENINLQNSYAYKEHILDVEELLKKSIKKFEEIEIKNQSNK
- a CDS encoding enolase C-terminal domain-like protein, coding for MKIQWQIVKFKLKETFVIAYGNYNNREALIISLEHQGCRGYGECTSIDYYNINLSEFESVLQKVKFQIESHKIVEPTDFYAFLLKLNLPSFLRSALDCAYWDLFGKLEKKSFLELNQINSSQLPESSLTISIDSIENQIKKINESNWNYFKVKCNSLNKNSVFNYFETNKKIALDSNGSFTNEDCFWLENNEETSKFLYLEQPMGKENFASLSNSNFANWMADEDCQASEDLEKLQSHYKSINIKLVKCGGLTPALSMIKDARKQNFKVMIGCMTESTIGISAGAVLSPLCDFADLDGATLIENDIAKGSQIENGKIKLSLNFGLGIQLI
- a CDS encoding ribosomal maturation YjgA family protein — protein: MIQFNRKYFLLFCLLFLTEVLIALYMNDSFIRPYFGDYLVVILIYCFLKSFLSSSKYKVAFFVLLFAFTVEFLQYLDCITFLGLQDYKIARIVLGTSFSWHDMLAYFFGYLSIVLVEFYICKNN
- a CDS encoding glutaminyl-peptide cyclotransferase, coding for MRKYNILVTILLGLTIVSCDDTQQEKESYFSINETILKPKFNSTEEVNLEIINNKNKTIDSVVYFINNERVKSVKGSGKSSFNLKGRKLGYQNLKALVYFDNDTVSTRKRIELVADNAPSLLKYDIVNTYDHDINAFTEGYELYRDTLIESTGQNGKSYIAKIDYKTGKSFKKVDLEQQYFGEGITVINDKIYQLTWQNATGFIYDANTLKKIKSFTYDKKVEGWGMTNDGTFIYHSDGTEKIWKMDPETQKLIDFVNVYTNDSKIKSVNELEWIDGKIYGNIWQKDAIAVINPETGAVESVLDLSGLRAKVTNKEAEVLNGIAYNKKTKTLFVTGKNWNKTFEIRVKN
- the fsa gene encoding fructose-6-phosphate aldolase yields the protein MKFFIDTANLKEIKEAQELGVLDGVTTNPSLMAKEGITGKNNILKHYVDICNIVDGDVSAEVIATDFEGMIKEGEELAELHEQIVVKIPMTKDGVKACKYFSDKGIRTNVTLVFSAGQALLAAKAGATYVSPFLGRLDDISTDGLYLIQEIREIYDNYGFETEILAASIRHTMHVVNCAKIGADVMTGPLSSILGLLKHPLTDIGLAQFLADYAKGNQ
- a CDS encoding TlpA family protein disulfide reductase → MKLAYKIKLLSFYIFLLSFYSCFNKNDDGEYVAYFGGEIVNPNNPYVLFCKDNVVIDSLKLDQNNRFFIKFDSLAPGMYTFKHEPEYQYVYFDKNDSIMVRVNSRDFDNSLVFCGKGDLKNNFLIDLYLRNEKDKNSMFKVFDYGLTEFTKTIDSSNLANEKFYLAKKQEIKWSDEFDVFAKAAVNFQYYTKKELYPRVHNIRTGNDVFEELPSNYYDYRKNIDFDNVELANYAPFVMYLSHMLNNMGAINYHNHFTEADLALKTNINKMQIADTLIKNEKLKNNILDNIAFTYLLEDQNMVNNKAFLESYHKFSTDKSKKNEVAKIGNAIQNLKVGNDLPEVDLIDVNGNKFKSTAFKPKKTVIFFWTGRAIAHFEGVHKKILDFKKKYPSYEYIAINLNDSQEDWLKFLKSYQITEITELRCANFEDIKAKWAINKIHRTIILDENGKIKNAFTNVFDTKFEENLK
- the dnaK gene encoding molecular chaperone DnaK; amino-acid sequence: MGKIIGIDLGTTNSCVAVMEGGEPVVIANAEGKRTTPSVIAFVEGGEIKVGDPAKRQAVTNPTKTIASIKRFMGNKYTESAKEASTVAYKVVKGDNDTPRVDIDGRLYTPQELSAMTLQKMKKTAEDYLGQTVTEAVITVPAYFNDAQRQATKEAGEIAGLKVMRIINEPTAAALAYGLDKAGKDQKIAVYDLGGGTFDISVLELGDGVFEVLSTNGDTHLGGDDFDQVIIDWMADEFNKEEGVDLRKDPMALQRLKEAAEKAKIELSSSTQTEINLPYVTATASGPKHLVKTLTRAKFEQLAETLVKRSMDPVAKALKDAGLSTSDIDEVILVGGSTRIPVIQEQVEKFFGKKPSKGVNPDEVVAIGAAIQGGVLTGDVKDVLLLDVTPLSLGIETMGNVMTKLIEANTTIPTKKSQVFSTAADNQPSVEIHVLQGERAMAADNKTIGRFHLDGIPPAQRGVPQIEVTFDIDANGIIKVSATDKGTGKSHDIRIEASSGLTPEEIERMKKDAEMNAEADRKAKETADKLNEADSMIFQTEKQLTEFGEKLSDGNKQAIEGALTELKAAYESKDLNAITPALEKINEAWKNASEEMYKAQGEGQAQEAQPQADASGDQTQDVDFEEVK
- a CDS encoding SDR family oxidoreductase translates to MSKVVLITGGSSGIGKAVGEFLLQKGYIVYGTSRNPEKITNSKFPLLALDVRNVSTIKKTIAEVIEKSNRVDVVINNAGVGITGPIEEIPTDEIKNNFETNLFGPIEVMKAVLPQMREQKSGLIINITSIAGYMGLPYRGVYSSSKAALEIITESISMEVKSFGVNVVNVAPGDFATNIASGRYHAPVIEGSAYEIPYGNTLKQMNEHVDSGSNPDEMAFAIYQIINEKNLKIHYKIGAFMQRFSIVLKRILPDRIYEAMLMNHYKL
- a CDS encoding efflux RND transporter periplasmic adaptor subunit — protein: MKRKIAFASILILTISLISCNKKEEKKEMPIMPYKVVEISKSTATINAEYPATLEGVIDIEIRSKVDGYIEKIYIEEGQEVKKGQLLFKLETQTTSQEAAAAKAKVNAAQVEVNRLIPLVERNIISEVQLETAKANLASAKSTYQSILAKINYASITSPINGIVGTLPLRVGSYVSSQTAEPLTRISDISKVYAYFSINEKQQLDIIMNAEGKSFQEKVSKMPEVNLILSNGIQYEQRGKIETFSGQANSQTGSFNVRASFPNSNRLLRSGESGIVQIPTNLKDVILIPQNATLELQDKRIALIVDNENKVKAIPIEVRAVSGGKLFVVDKGLNVNDKLLVEGVGIVQEGTPIKPEVVDFNSVITPETK
- the rho gene encoding transcription termination factor Rho; the encoded protein is MFDISALKEMKLAELQEIAKLAKTIKITGVKKDKLIEDILEHQAKTTESEEKPKPNAKPKLEKPKRNRISAEEIVKKEEKQGDLFVNESESEKVVEEKTEAKPKFKKPVFEKKAPANTETTTTEEKLSEETESENSKQANNSREHKHKNQNGNNHNANNNNPNYKGKKQNFRDSDYEFDGIIESEGVLEMMPDGYGFLRSSDYNYLASPDDIYLSTSQIRLFGLKTGDTVKGVVRPPKEGEKFFPLVKVLKINGHDPQVVRDRVSFEHLTPIFPKEKFNLAGRQSSISTRIIDLFSPIGKGQRGMIVAQPKTGKTMLLKDIANSIAANHPEVYLLVLLIDERPEEVTDMQRNVRGEVIASTFDEPADRHVKVANIVLEKAKRLVECGHDVVILLDSITRLARAYNTVQPASGKVLSGGVDANALQKPKRFFGAARNIENGGSLSIIATALTETGSKMDEVIFEEFKGTGNMELQLDRKIANKRIFPAIDLTSSSTRRDDLLLDEKTIQRMWIMRKYLADMNPVEAMDFINDRFKKTLNNEEFLISMND